In Candidatus Planktophila versatilis, the genomic window TGCGGTACTTGGTGGCATTTCACTCGCTGGCGGACGCGGCAGTGTATGGCGAGCAATCGTAGGAGCTCTATTCCTAACAACACTGAATCAAGGTTTGCTGCTCATGGGAATAAATCCACTGATATTCCAAATTGTTACAGGCCTTTGCATCCTGGTTGGAGTTGTCATAGATCGAGGAGTTTTCAAATTTGCGCTTACTTTCTCGACGCAAACACGAGAAGTGAATGCTCAACCCCTTGATGGCAAGAAGGTTTCATCATGACACTCAATATTGCAGCAAGTAATTCATCAAAGTCCATACAGAATCGTATTTTGCAAGATCCTTCATTTGGAATTGTTGCACTCCTTGTCGTGGCAATAATTGCAATGACAGTTCTAGAACCAAGCTTTGCGACAGGCGGGAACGTCACAAACATCATCAACGCAATGATGACCGTAAGCTTTTTAGCTATTGGAATGACAGTCGTACTAATTGCAGGCGGACTTGATCTTTCTGTAGGTTCGACAATGGCAGTAACCGCAGGCGTTGCCGGAAAGTTCATATCTTATGGAATGCCTATGGGTGTCGCCTTTATGTGGTCGCTAGCCATTGGTGTGGGAATTGGGTTAATCAATGGGTTGCTAATCACAAAGCTAGGGATACCTGATTTCATTGCAACTTTGGCCACGCTAGGAATTGGACAAGGGGTTATTTTGCTTTGGACCCAGGGTGTTCCAATTCTAGGTTATATGAATGATGCCTATTACTACATCGGAGGACTTAAGAAGATAGCTGGTCCGATATCAATTCCGATGATTGTTGTTGTTGTGATTTCGATAGTGATGGCAATTATTTTGAAGCGCACTAAGTTTGGGCTCAAATTATACGCAGTCGGGAGCTCACCAATCTCGGCTCGAAATGCTGGAGTCAATGTCGATGCAATCAAGATTTCTGCCTATGCCATCAGCGGATTACTCGCCGCGATTGCAGGAATACACATTGCTGGTCGCACGACAACGATCCCGCCGCTGATTGGCAAAGGTTATGAGATAAGTGCGATTGCAGCTGCTGTTATTGGCGGAGCTTCACTCCTAGGTGGCAAAGGAAGGGTGATTGGTGCGCTAATTGGTGCGCTAACTCTGACTTTAACTCGAAATGTTATCAATTTGATTGGAATTGAATCGAGTTGGCAATCCATTGTTACTGGTTCGGTTCTTATTGGAGCCGTACTGGCTAATCGAGCATCAAGTGAATTCAGCCGCAAAAGACTCAGGCGAGAGAAGACCTGAAAAAACAGAAAATAGGTTTTGTTTGGTTTTTTACCAAACAAAAATCAGATTAATCAACTGGGATTAATCTGAGAGATTAAGTAGTTGGGGAGTATGGAATGGATGAAAACGTTGGAATGGGGAGAGATACAGATTTTTCTCGTCGCTCGATACTACGTACCTCGGCACTAGTCGGTGCCGGAATTGGAGCAGCACAACTACTGGGTGCTTCTCCTGCCGTAGCATTAGGTGGGACTACTAATGCTTCGCTAGATAAGGCAATCAAAGCTATGGTTAAGGGACGCACAATAAAGGTAGGTTTTACACCGCCTGTATTGTCTGAAAACTTTACACAGATTGAAAGTGCTGCTTGGCGCAAGATGGCTGAGTTTGAAAAGCGCTTTGGAGTCAAGTGGGTTTGGGAACGCCAAGCACCAGTTGGTGACTTCAATGCAGTTCAGGGAACTCTAGGAATCGTTCAGTCCTGGATCAGCCGTCGATTTGACGCCATTGCAGTATGTACTGGTGCCAACTTCGCGACCGTACAAGATCTCTACAAAACCGCAAACTCAAAGGGACTTCAGGTTTTCCAATTCAACCAGCCTGCAGAGCTGTACCCAGAAGCTGAGCTTGAGACAGTTGCAAATATCGGCTACGACAATCGTTGGCAGTCCGGTTACCTAGCAGGAACATACTTGGCAAATGCCTTGGGTGGAAAAGGAAAGATCCTTCAAATATGGGGACCTTCCGGCTCAGATTGGACTCGCGGCCGTAGAATTGGTTTCGACAAAGCCCTTAAAGAAAATCCTGGAATTAAAGTTGTCGGAGAAGCCGATGGCGGATACGTCCGCGACAAGGGATTCACTGCAGCACAGGACCTTTTGACTAAGTATCCTGATGTGAACGCCATCTACGGCGAAAATGAGGAAATGGCACTCGGTGCTTCTCAAGCAATCGATGCAGCTGGCCTCAAGCACTGGAATGGAAAGACCGGTATTTTGACTATTGGCGCTGACGGTCTCATTTCTGGATTCAAAGCAATCGCTGAAGGAAAGCTAACTGCCACAGTTGATATTGGTGGAATCGACCAGGGACAAAACCTGATTGAAACTATTTTTTCAACTGTTGCACTCGGTCAGTCAGTTACTCAAATTATTAACAACCCAACACAGGTTGTGGATAAGACAAACTACAAATGGCACCAGGCTTATGCGCAGTGGGCACTTGACACACCACGTAAGTATGGCAAGTAAGACAACTTAACCTAGAAAATCGAATTCAAGGAGGAAAAAATGACAACAGAGAAAAAAGGGGTTATACCCGTCAAGCAATTGAAGCTCTCTGATGCTGTCGCTGTCCAACTTGAAAGCTTGGTTCGATCTGGCCACTTTGGTGCCGAGGGTAAATTTCCTTCCGAACGCGATTTAGCAGAACAGTTCGGTGTCGGTCGCAGCAGTATGCGAGAAG contains:
- a CDS encoding ABC transporter permease, with the protein product MTLNIAASNSSKSIQNRILQDPSFGIVALLVVAIIAMTVLEPSFATGGNVTNIINAMMTVSFLAIGMTVVLIAGGLDLSVGSTMAVTAGVAGKFISYGMPMGVAFMWSLAIGVGIGLINGLLITKLGIPDFIATLATLGIGQGVILLWTQGVPILGYMNDAYYYIGGLKKIAGPISIPMIVVVVISIVMAIILKRTKFGLKLYAVGSSPISARNAGVNVDAIKISAYAISGLLAAIAGIHIAGRTTTIPPLIGKGYEISAIAAAVIGGASLLGGKGRVIGALIGALTLTLTRNVINLIGIESSWQSIVTGSVLIGAVLANRASSEFSRKRLRREKT
- a CDS encoding sugar ABC transporter substrate-binding protein; this encodes MDENVGMGRDTDFSRRSILRTSALVGAGIGAAQLLGASPAVALGGTTNASLDKAIKAMVKGRTIKVGFTPPVLSENFTQIESAAWRKMAEFEKRFGVKWVWERQAPVGDFNAVQGTLGIVQSWISRRFDAIAVCTGANFATVQDLYKTANSKGLQVFQFNQPAELYPEAELETVANIGYDNRWQSGYLAGTYLANALGGKGKILQIWGPSGSDWTRGRRIGFDKALKENPGIKVVGEADGGYVRDKGFTAAQDLLTKYPDVNAIYGENEEMALGASQAIDAAGLKHWNGKTGILTIGADGLISGFKAIAEGKLTATVDIGGIDQGQNLIETIFSTVALGQSVTQIINNPTQVVDKTNYKWHQAYAQWALDTPRKYGK